A DNA window from Methylobacterium sp. NMS14P contains the following coding sequences:
- the fliE gene encoding flagellar hook-basal body complex protein FliE, with protein sequence MASSNFAAGAYAAVQGLAGGRPAPRVQPTTGTGTDFMQMLGQTLDSVGDAGRRADSQAVSAAAGKANVVDVVTAVAESETALQTMVAVRDRMISAYEEIMRMQI encoded by the coding sequence ATGGCTTCGAGCAACTTCGCGGCGGGTGCCTACGCGGCCGTCCAGGGCCTCGCCGGCGGCCGGCCCGCGCCCCGGGTGCAGCCGACGACCGGCACCGGCACCGACTTCATGCAGATGCTCGGGCAGACCCTGGACAGCGTCGGCGATGCCGGCCGTCGGGCCGATTCCCAGGCGGTCTCGGCCGCCGCCGGCAAGGCCAACGTCGTGGACGTGGTCACCGCGGTGGCCGAGAGCGAGACCGCCCTGCAGACCATGGTGGCGGTGCGCGACCGCATGATCTCCGCCTACGAGGAGATCATGCGGATGCAGATCTGA
- a CDS encoding MFS transporter: protein MLQTIDTAGTTADPSQAAPSAPPSARRILAASFVGTAIEFFDFYIYATATALVIGPVFFPAGAPGVQQLSAFATFAIAFIARPVGAALFGHFGDRVGRKATLVASLLIMGISTVLIGCLPTYASVGWWAPAALCILRCGQGIGFGGEWGGAALLAVENAPPGRRAWYGIFPQLGAPVGFILANLGFLALSFGLTPESFQAWGWRLPFLASAALVGVGLYVRLKLTETPAFKAALSQARPERVPFATTLTQHGHAVLVGTFAMVAVYAVFYLSTVFALGYGTGTLGYSRPTFLLFECIAVCFMALGTVVSGAAADRFGRRPVLLSGMAVTFLLGFLMGPMLGHAAGTGTWPPVLGFLCLSLLTMGWVFGPMGAVLPELFPTRVRYTGASVTYNLAGILGASGAPYIAQQLAAYGGIGFVGFYLAGAAILSFLAVLAMPETAGR from the coding sequence ATGTTGCAGACCATCGACACCGCGGGCACCACCGCAGACCCCTCGCAGGCCGCCCCGAGCGCCCCCCCGAGCGCTCGGCGGATCCTCGCCGCGAGCTTCGTCGGGACAGCGATCGAGTTCTTCGACTTCTACATCTACGCCACCGCCACCGCCCTGGTGATCGGCCCGGTCTTCTTCCCGGCCGGCGCGCCCGGCGTGCAGCAGCTCAGCGCCTTCGCGACCTTCGCCATCGCGTTCATCGCGCGGCCCGTCGGCGCGGCCCTGTTCGGGCATTTCGGCGACCGGGTCGGACGCAAGGCGACGCTGGTGGCGTCCCTGCTGATCATGGGCATCTCCACGGTGCTGATCGGCTGCCTGCCGACCTACGCGTCGGTCGGATGGTGGGCGCCGGCGGCGCTGTGCATCCTGCGCTGCGGGCAGGGGATCGGGTTCGGCGGCGAGTGGGGCGGCGCGGCACTGCTGGCGGTCGAGAACGCGCCGCCGGGCCGGCGCGCGTGGTACGGCATCTTCCCGCAGCTCGGGGCGCCGGTCGGCTTCATCCTGGCCAATCTCGGCTTCCTCGCCCTCAGCTTCGGCCTGACCCCGGAAAGCTTCCAGGCCTGGGGCTGGCGCCTGCCGTTCCTGGCCTCGGCGGCGCTCGTCGGCGTCGGGCTCTACGTGCGCCTGAAGCTCACCGAGACGCCGGCCTTCAAGGCGGCGCTCAGCCAGGCGCGGCCGGAGCGCGTGCCGTTCGCCACCACGCTGACCCAGCACGGCCACGCCGTCCTGGTCGGCACCTTCGCGATGGTGGCGGTCTACGCGGTGTTCTACCTCTCCACCGTCTTCGCCCTGGGCTACGGCACCGGCACGCTCGGCTACAGCCGGCCGACCTTCCTGCTGTTCGAGTGCATCGCGGTCTGCTTCATGGCGCTCGGCACCGTCGTGTCGGGGGCGGCGGCCGACCGCTTCGGCCGCCGACCGGTGCTGCTCTCCGGCATGGCCGTGACGTTCCTGCTGGGCTTCCTCATGGGACCGATGCTGGGCCACGCCGCCGGCACCGGCACCTGGCCGCCGGTCCTGGGCTTCCTCTGCCTCAGCCTTCTGACGATGGGCTGGGTGTTCGGGCCGATGGGCGCCGTCCTGCCCGAGCTGTTCCCGACGCGGGTGCGCTACACGGGCGCCTCGGTCACCTACAATCTCGCGGGGATCCTGGGAGCCTCGGGCGCGCCCTACATCGCGCAGCAGCTCGCGGCCTACGGCGGCATCGGCTTCGTCGGGTTCTACCTAGCGGGGGCCGCGATCCTCAGCTTCCTCGCCGTGCTGGCCATGCCGGAGACCGCCGGCCGCTGA
- the flgC gene encoding flagellar basal body rod protein FlgC, which produces MEFTKSLAVAAAGLKAQSGRMRIIAENIANADSAPASAGAQPYRRKIPTFTSHLDDETGAKLVEAGRVRRDPSAFRTKYEPGNPAADAQGVVQMPNVNALIENMDLREAQRSYEANLNMISATRKMLAQTLGILK; this is translated from the coding sequence ATGGAATTCACGAAGTCGCTGGCGGTGGCGGCCGCGGGCCTCAAGGCCCAGTCGGGCCGGATGCGCATCATCGCCGAGAACATCGCCAACGCCGACTCCGCGCCGGCCTCGGCCGGTGCGCAGCCCTACCGGCGCAAGATCCCGACCTTCACAAGCCACCTCGACGACGAGACCGGTGCCAAGCTCGTCGAGGCGGGGCGCGTCAGGCGCGATCCGTCGGCCTTCCGGACCAAGTACGAGCCGGGCAACCCCGCGGCCGACGCCCAGGGCGTGGTGCAGATGCCCAACGTCAACGCGCTGATCGAGAACATGGACCTGCGCGAGGCCCAGCGCTCCTACGAGGCGAACCTCAACATGATCAGCGCCACCCGCAAGATGCTGGCGCAGACCCTCGGCATCCTGAAGTGA
- the recA gene encoding recombinase RecA produces the protein MPPVDKDKSKAIDAALSQIERAFGKGSIMRLGKSDKVQEVETVSTGSLGLDIALGVGGLPRGRVIEIYGPESSGKTTLALHTIAEAQKKGGVCAFVDAEHALDPVYARKLGVNLDDLLISQPDTGEQALEITDTLVRSGAIDVLVVDSVAALTPRAEIEGEMGESQPGLQARLMSQALRKLTGSISRSNCMVIFINQIRMKIGVMYGSPETTTGGNALKFYASVRLDIRRISTLKDRDEAIGNQVRVKVVKNKVAPPFKQVEFDIMFGEGVSKVGELIDLGVKAGIVEKSGAWFSYNSQRLGQGRENSKGFLRDNPKIAAEIEGSIRQNSGLVAEKILENAAPTADDLDEGEA, from the coding sequence ATGCCCCCGGTGGACAAGGACAAGTCCAAGGCGATCGACGCCGCCCTGTCTCAGATCGAGCGCGCCTTCGGCAAGGGCTCGATCATGCGGCTCGGCAAGAGCGACAAGGTCCAGGAGGTCGAGACCGTCTCGACCGGCTCTCTGGGCCTCGACATCGCGCTCGGCGTCGGCGGCCTTCCGCGCGGCCGCGTGATCGAGATCTACGGTCCCGAATCGTCCGGCAAGACGACGCTGGCGCTCCACACCATCGCGGAGGCCCAGAAGAAGGGCGGCGTCTGCGCGTTCGTGGATGCCGAGCACGCCCTCGACCCGGTCTACGCCCGCAAGCTCGGCGTAAACCTCGACGACCTGCTGATCTCGCAGCCCGACACGGGCGAGCAGGCGCTCGAGATCACCGACACGCTGGTGCGCTCCGGCGCCATCGACGTGCTCGTGGTCGACTCGGTGGCCGCGCTGACCCCGCGGGCCGAGATCGAGGGCGAGATGGGCGAGAGCCAGCCCGGCCTCCAGGCCCGCCTGATGAGCCAGGCCCTGCGCAAGCTGACCGGCTCGATCTCGCGCTCGAACTGCATGGTCATCTTCATCAACCAGATCCGGATGAAGATCGGCGTCATGTACGGTAGCCCCGAGACGACCACGGGCGGCAACGCCCTGAAGTTCTACGCCTCGGTGCGCCTCGACATCCGCCGCATCTCGACCCTCAAGGACCGCGACGAGGCGATCGGCAACCAGGTCCGCGTCAAGGTGGTGAAGAACAAGGTCGCGCCGCCCTTCAAGCAGGTTGAGTTCGACATCATGTTCGGCGAGGGCGTGTCGAAGGTCGGCGAGCTGATCGACCTCGGCGTGAAGGCCGGCATCGTCGAGAAGTCCGGCGCCTGGTTCTCGTACAACAGCCAGCGCCTCGGCCAGGGTCGCGAGAACTCGAAGGGCTTCCTGCGCGACAACCCGAAGATCGCGGCCGAGATCGAGGGCTCGATCCGGCAGAACTCCGGTCTGGTCGCCGAGAAGATCCTGGAGAACGCCGCACCGACGGCGGACGATCTCGACGAGGGCGAGGCTTAA
- the rplP gene encoding 50S ribosomal protein L16 produces the protein MLQPKKTRFRKQFKGRIHGAAKGGFELNFGQFGLKAVEPERVTARQIEAARRAITREMKRQGRVWIRVFPDVPVSSKPTEVRMGSGKGAPDYWAARVHPGRIMFEVDGVAENIAKEALRLGAAKLPIRTRVVQRIAD, from the coding sequence ATGCTGCAACCGAAAAAGACCCGCTTCCGCAAGCAGTTCAAGGGCCGCATCCACGGTGCGGCCAAGGGCGGCTTCGAGCTGAACTTCGGCCAGTTCGGCCTGAAGGCGGTGGAGCCCGAGCGCGTCACCGCCCGCCAGATCGAGGCGGCCCGCCGCGCGATCACCCGCGAGATGAAGCGTCAGGGCCGCGTCTGGATCCGGGTTTTCCCGGATGTCCCGGTCTCGTCGAAGCCGACCGAGGTCCGCATGGGCTCCGGTAAGGGTGCCCCGGATTACTGGGCGGCCCGGGTTCATCCCGGCCGGATCATGTTCGAGGTCGACGGCGTTGCCGAGAACATCGCCAAGGAGGCGCTCCGCCTCGGCGCCGCGAAGCTCCCGATCCGCACGCGGGTCGTCCAGCGCATCGCCGACTGA
- the flgB gene encoding flagellar basal body rod protein FlgB has translation MALTDLPVLSMLRTRMQWAQARQGVIAENVANADMPGFKPRDLVEPRFDRATGALATTGSSLTLTSAGHMAPTGQTVGADPKRAKGFEIRPSGNGVNLEDEMMKAGENQSDYQLAASLYQHSLTTLKIAIGKS, from the coding sequence ATGGCCCTCACCGATCTGCCCGTGCTGAGCATGCTGCGCACGCGGATGCAATGGGCGCAGGCGCGCCAGGGCGTGATCGCCGAGAACGTCGCCAATGCCGACATGCCGGGGTTCAAGCCCCGCGACCTCGTGGAGCCGCGCTTCGACCGGGCGACCGGCGCCCTCGCCACCACCGGGTCCAGCCTGACGCTCACCAGCGCGGGCCACATGGCGCCGACCGGTCAGACGGTCGGGGCCGATCCCAAGCGCGCGAAGGGCTTCGAGATCCGCCCCAGCGGCAACGGCGTCAACCTCGAGGACGAGATGATGAAGGCCGGCGAGAACCAGTCGGACTACCAGCTCGCCGCCTCGCTGTACCAGCACAGCCTGACCACCCTGAAGATCGCGATCGGCAAGAGCTGA
- a CDS encoding ATP-binding protein, translated as MADVTGPPAPAAGPQNSGPPVAQASSLLGTGSIDRSEQPGRVGLLLVLAGLLVGAAIGLSFVANEQAQSLIVWLLALLAMAGVFFLFALAIGALQLSGSAARDDITKGIVDASPDGKLVVEDGGRLIYANEAYLRIASGDTFSNLVPVERILVGSPEVSEAVYRLSQASRDARAHTEEVRMSPPLGPTAGERGFGWYRVSVRPLARPRRAASLWTVADITAERERQENVFQELQHAIDYLDHAPAGFLSIDPAGAIVYMNATLAAWLGYDLASVGPGGPHLTEIAPEADVLVRTAGLPGEVRTDRFDLDLRRRNGHTLPVRLYHRVAFGKDGKPGSSRTFVINRSAGAETDEPQRAAEVRLARFLNNSPIAIATLDSAGRIARANASFTRLFGTVPRQADDGALDGEGVPRVEPNVADSVADRTALEAGLARAASGRTDPEPIEVQLNGPGGRSARVWLSPADGGDPGQQTDEAERVILYALDTTAQRQLEQQVAQAQKMNAVGQLAGGIAHDFNNVLQAIIGYSDLLLASHRPTDPAFQDIMQIKQNANRAAGLVRQLLAFSRRQTLRPEVMNVGEALSELTLLLKRLLGERVALELKHGREVWPVKADVNQFEQVIVNLAVNARDAMPEGGKLMIRTENVSDPGTAAGAEGRGGAPAGDHVLIEVRDTGQGIPPELMEKIFEPFFTTKEIGKGTGLGLSTVFGIVKQSGGTIDVQSKVGEGTAFRIYLPRHVPVAEPEEVPAAAAEPTLPRAEPLAPQPGAKPAATSAATPGTGSDGAAPQGEAPPAKADKLPPRKPAADHTGQGTILLVEDEDPVRAVNSRALSARGYTVLEAASGLEALAIVREGAQTIDLVVSDVVMPEMDGPTLLREVRKHQPDLKVIFVSGYAEDAFRKNLPEGETFNFLPKPFSLKQLVETVKKTMAD; from the coding sequence ATGGCCGACGTCACTGGACCTCCGGCGCCCGCCGCGGGCCCGCAGAATTCGGGTCCCCCGGTCGCGCAGGCCTCCTCCCTGCTGGGAACGGGCTCGATCGACCGCTCGGAGCAGCCGGGCCGGGTCGGCCTGCTCCTCGTGCTCGCCGGCCTGCTGGTCGGCGCGGCGATCGGCCTGTCCTTCGTGGCCAACGAGCAGGCCCAGTCGCTGATCGTCTGGCTGCTCGCCCTGCTGGCCATGGCGGGCGTGTTCTTCCTGTTCGCCCTCGCCATCGGGGCGCTCCAGCTCAGCGGCAGCGCAGCCCGGGACGACATCACCAAGGGCATCGTCGACGCGTCGCCGGACGGCAAGCTGGTGGTGGAGGACGGCGGCCGGCTGATCTACGCCAACGAGGCCTACCTGCGGATCGCCAGCGGCGACACCTTCTCGAACCTCGTGCCGGTGGAGCGCATCCTCGTCGGCTCCCCGGAGGTCTCCGAGGCGGTCTACCGCCTGTCGCAGGCCTCGCGCGACGCCCGCGCTCACACCGAGGAGGTGCGGATGTCGCCGCCCCTCGGACCCACGGCCGGCGAGCGCGGCTTCGGCTGGTACCGGGTCTCGGTGCGGCCCCTCGCGCGCCCGCGCCGGGCGGCCTCCCTCTGGACGGTGGCCGACATCACCGCCGAGCGCGAGCGGCAGGAGAACGTCTTCCAGGAACTCCAGCACGCTATCGACTACCTCGACCACGCTCCGGCGGGCTTCCTGTCGATCGATCCGGCCGGCGCCATCGTCTACATGAACGCGACCCTCGCGGCCTGGCTCGGCTACGATCTCGCCAGCGTCGGCCCCGGCGGCCCGCACCTCACCGAGATCGCCCCGGAAGCGGACGTCCTGGTGCGCACCGCCGGCCTGCCGGGCGAGGTCCGGACCGACCGCTTCGACCTCGACCTGCGCCGCCGCAACGGCCACACCCTGCCGGTCCGCCTCTACCACCGGGTCGCCTTCGGCAAGGACGGCAAGCCCGGCTCGTCGCGGACCTTCGTGATCAACCGTTCCGCCGGGGCCGAGACCGACGAGCCGCAGCGCGCCGCCGAGGTGCGGCTCGCCCGCTTCCTCAACAACTCGCCGATCGCCATCGCGACCCTCGACAGCGCCGGCCGGATCGCCCGCGCCAACGCGTCGTTCACGCGCCTGTTCGGCACGGTTCCGCGGCAGGCGGACGACGGCGCCCTGGACGGGGAGGGCGTGCCGCGGGTCGAGCCCAACGTCGCCGACTCGGTGGCCGACCGGACCGCCCTGGAAGCCGGTCTCGCCCGCGCCGCGAGCGGGCGGACCGATCCGGAGCCGATCGAGGTCCAGCTGAACGGGCCCGGCGGCCGCTCGGCCCGGGTCTGGCTCAGCCCGGCCGACGGCGGCGATCCCGGCCAGCAGACCGACGAGGCCGAGCGGGTGATCCTCTACGCCCTCGACACGACGGCGCAGCGCCAGCTGGAGCAGCAGGTCGCGCAGGCCCAGAAGATGAACGCGGTCGGCCAGCTCGCCGGCGGCATCGCGCACGACTTCAACAACGTCCTGCAGGCGATCATCGGCTACTCGGACCTGCTGCTCGCGAGCCACCGGCCGACCGACCCGGCTTTCCAGGACATCATGCAGATCAAGCAGAACGCCAACCGGGCGGCGGGCCTCGTCCGCCAGCTCCTGGCGTTCTCCCGGCGGCAGACGCTGCGTCCAGAGGTGATGAATGTCGGCGAGGCGCTCTCCGAGCTGACCCTCCTGCTCAAGCGGCTCCTGGGCGAGCGGGTCGCCCTGGAGCTGAAGCACGGCCGCGAGGTCTGGCCCGTGAAGGCCGACGTCAACCAGTTCGAGCAGGTGATCGTCAATCTCGCGGTCAACGCCCGCGACGCCATGCCGGAGGGCGGCAAGCTGATGATCCGCACCGAGAACGTCTCCGATCCGGGGACGGCCGCCGGGGCGGAGGGGCGCGGCGGGGCGCCGGCGGGCGACCACGTCCTGATCGAGGTGCGCGACACCGGCCAGGGCATCCCGCCCGAGCTGATGGAGAAGATCTTCGAGCCGTTCTTCACCACCAAGGAGATCGGCAAGGGCACCGGCCTAGGGCTCTCGACGGTGTTCGGCATCGTCAAGCAGTCCGGCGGCACCATCGACGTGCAGTCGAAGGTCGGGGAGGGCACCGCCTTCCGCATCTACCTGCCGCGTCACGTGCCCGTCGCCGAGCCCGAGGAGGTACCGGCCGCGGCCGCCGAGCCGACCCTGCCGCGCGCGGAGCCGCTCGCCCCGCAGCCCGGCGCCAAACCGGCCGCCACTTCGGCCGCCACGCCGGGGACGGGCAGCGACGGCGCCGCGCCGCAGGGCGAGGCGCCGCCCGCCAAGGCCGACAAGCTGCCGCCGCGCAAGCCCGCCGCCGACCATACGGGGCAGGGGACTATCCTGCTCGTCGAGGACGAGGACCCGGTCCGGGCGGTCAACAGCCGGGCGCTCTCGGCCCGCGGCTACACGGTGCTGGAGGCGGCCTCGGGCCTCGAGGCCCTGGCGATCGTCCGCGAGGGCGCGCAGACCATCGACCTCGTCGTCTCCGACGTGGTCATGCCCGAGATGGACGGCCCGACACTCCTGCGGGAGGTGCGCAAGCATCAGCCCGACCTGAAGGTGATCTTCGTGTCCGGATACGCCGAGGACGCGTTCCGCAAGAACCTGCCCGAGGGCGAGACCTTCAACTTCCTGCCCAAGCCCTTCAGCCTGAAGCAGCTGGTCGAGACCGTGAAGAAGACGATGGCGGATTGA
- the fliR gene encoding flagellar biosynthetic protein FliR has translation MNLLLPGIASAYLITFARIGTLIMLMPGIGEQSVSPRLRLAFALLTTLVLFPTVRPLLGGTEGVAGPRLIGLLFGETIIGLVLGLTVRMILAALQTAGVIISAQVGLSYAMTVDPSQGGQQVAIGNFLSLLGITLIFAADLHHLAIEGVARSYVVLPPDGVPAFSDALMLATKALARGFTLAVQISGPFIAFGILFNLGLGVLSRLMPQMQVFFLAVPASVLIGMLLLMGCLGVMMGVFLDDLGRYLGDYVGR, from the coding sequence ATGAACCTGCTCCTGCCCGGCATCGCCTCGGCCTACCTGATCACCTTCGCGCGCATCGGCACGCTGATCATGCTGATGCCGGGGATCGGCGAGCAGTCGGTGTCGCCGCGCCTGCGCCTCGCCTTCGCGCTGCTCACGACCCTGGTGCTGTTCCCGACCGTGCGCCCGCTGCTCGGCGGCACGGAGGGCGTCGCCGGCCCGCGGCTGATCGGGCTCCTGTTCGGCGAGACGATCATCGGGCTGGTGCTCGGCCTGACGGTGCGGATGATCCTCGCCGCCCTTCAGACCGCCGGGGTGATCATCTCGGCGCAGGTCGGGCTGTCCTACGCCATGACGGTGGATCCGAGCCAGGGCGGCCAGCAGGTGGCGATCGGCAACTTCCTGTCGCTGCTCGGGATCACGCTGATCTTCGCCGCGGACCTGCACCATCTCGCCATCGAGGGCGTGGCCCGCAGCTACGTGGTGCTGCCCCCCGACGGCGTGCCGGCCTTCTCGGACGCGCTGATGCTGGCCACGAAGGCGCTCGCCCGGGGCTTCACCCTGGCGGTGCAGATCTCCGGCCCGTTCATCGCCTTCGGGATCCTGTTCAACCTGGGGCTCGGCGTGCTGTCGCGGCTGATGCCCCAGATGCAGGTGTTCTTCCTGGCGGTCCCGGCCTCGGTGCTGATCGGCATGCTGCTGCTGATGGGCTGCCTCGGCGTCATGATGGGCGTCTTCCTGGACGATCTGGGCCGGTATCTCGGGGATTACGTCGGCCGCTGA
- the fliQ gene encoding flagellar biosynthesis protein FliQ, whose translation MTGLAILDVARDGIFVFLKVAGPLMLVALAVGLAVSLVQALTQIQEQTLIYVPKVVAVFAALLLMLPFMGDAMAGYMTRIAARIAAGG comes from the coding sequence ATGACCGGCCTCGCCATCCTCGACGTCGCCCGCGACGGCATCTTCGTGTTCCTCAAGGTGGCCGGCCCCCTGATGCTGGTCGCCCTGGCGGTCGGCCTCGCCGTGTCCCTGGTCCAGGCCCTGACGCAGATCCAGGAGCAGACGCTGATCTACGTGCCCAAGGTCGTGGCGGTGTTCGCCGCGCTCCTGCTGATGCTGCCCTTCATGGGCGACGCCATGGCCGGCTACATGACCCGCATCGCCGCCCGCATCGCGGCCGGCGGCTGA
- the rpsQ gene encoding 30S ribosomal protein S17 yields MPKRILQGTVVSDKGEKTIVVKVERRFTHPVMKKTVRRSKNYHAHDEGNVAKVGQTVFIEECRPFSKTKTWKLVEGEVAHAEAGEAA; encoded by the coding sequence ATGCCGAAGCGCATCTTGCAGGGCACCGTCGTCAGCGACAAGGGTGAGAAGACCATCGTGGTGAAGGTGGAGCGTCGCTTCACACACCCGGTGATGAAGAAGACCGTGCGGCGGTCGAAGAACTACCACGCGCACGACGAGGGCAACGTCGCCAAGGTCGGGCAGACGGTGTTCATCGAGGAGTGCCGCCCGTTCTCGAAGACCAAGACCTGGAAGCTGGTCGAGGGCGAGGTGGCCCATGCCGAGGCCGGCGAGGCCGCCTGA
- the dnaN gene encoding DNA polymerase III subunit beta: protein MRVTVERAALLRSLGHVHRVVERRNTIPILSNVLLRAEGSGLQLRATDLDIEVTESVPADVADAGATTVPAHVIYDIVRKLPDGAQVSLETGGESGQMTIRSGRSRFALGALPEGDFPDLAAGEMPHGFEIAAADLKRLIEKTQFAISTEETRYYLNGIYLHTLETENGPAMRAVATDGHRLARVEIPAPQGSVGMPGVIVPRKAVAEIQKLLDDGGETVAVDLSPAKIRLRFAGGLTLISKLIDGTFPDYQRVIPANNDKRLTVERDAFAKAVDRVSTISSERGRAVKLGLAEGRLALSVNNPDSGSATEELDVDYEAAGLDIGFNARYLLDITAQLEGDTALFKLADPGSPTLIQDREGAPALYVLMPMRV from the coding sequence ATGAGAGTCACTGTCGAGCGCGCGGCCCTGCTCAGGTCGCTCGGCCACGTGCACCGGGTCGTCGAGCGCCGCAACACGATCCCGATCCTGTCGAACGTGCTCCTGCGCGCGGAGGGATCGGGACTCCAGCTGCGGGCGACGGATCTCGACATCGAGGTGACCGAGAGCGTGCCGGCCGACGTGGCGGATGCGGGCGCCACCACCGTGCCGGCGCACGTGATCTACGACATCGTGCGCAAGCTCCCCGACGGCGCGCAGGTCTCCCTGGAGACCGGCGGCGAGTCCGGCCAGATGACGATCCGGTCCGGCCGCTCGCGCTTCGCCCTGGGCGCCCTGCCGGAGGGCGACTTCCCGGACCTCGCCGCCGGCGAGATGCCGCACGGGTTCGAGATCGCCGCCGCCGACCTGAAGCGGCTGATCGAGAAGACCCAGTTCGCGATCTCCACCGAGGAGACCCGCTACTACCTCAACGGCATCTACCTGCACACGCTGGAGACCGAGAACGGTCCGGCGATGCGGGCGGTGGCCACGGACGGCCACCGGCTCGCCCGCGTCGAGATCCCGGCCCCGCAGGGCAGCGTCGGCATGCCGGGCGTGATCGTGCCCCGCAAGGCCGTCGCCGAGATCCAGAAGCTCCTCGACGACGGCGGCGAGACCGTCGCGGTCGACCTGTCGCCCGCCAAGATCCGCCTGCGCTTCGCCGGCGGCCTGACGCTGATCTCCAAGCTGATCGACGGCACCTTCCCGGATTACCAGCGGGTGATCCCGGCCAATAACGACAAGCGGCTGACCGTCGAGCGCGACGCCTTCGCGAAGGCCGTGGACCGGGTCTCGACGATCTCGTCGGAGCGCGGGCGCGCGGTGAAGCTCGGGCTGGCCGAGGGGCGCCTCGCGCTCTCGGTGAACAACCCGGATTCGGGCAGCGCCACCGAGGAGCTCGACGTCGACTACGAGGCGGCCGGCCTCGATATCGGCTTCAACGCTCGCTACCTGCTCGACATCACCGCGCAGCTCGAGGGCGACACCGCCCTGTTCAAGCTCGCGGATCCCGGCTCGCCGACCCTGATCCAGGATCGCGAGGGCGCGCCGGCGCTGTACGTGCTGATGCCGATGCGGGTGTGA
- the flhB gene encoding flagellar biosynthesis protein FlhB has product MADDTDDEDKTEEPSQRRLDQAIERGDVATSTEINTFAMLGAFTLALLLAAPTIATNLLHGLKAYLANAHALPDDATAMKAAMTRGLWLWLQAVAVPVGLAVVAGLAAGLLQHPLVFSAESLMPKFSRLSPMAGVKRLLGVEALFQFGKGLAKIAAVGVVGAVMLWNDRDRLEVFARLDPAASMPAILSLSLKLLAGMLCMHLAITLGDALYARFRWRKRHRMSKEELKQEMKESEGNPEVKGRLKQLRMARVKKRMMAAVPTATVVVTNPTHYAVALRYETGMAAPVCVAKGVDALALRIRAVAAEHGVAVIENPPLARALHATVEIDREIPAEHYRAVAEVIGFVLRLRRRAA; this is encoded by the coding sequence ATGGCCGACGATACCGACGACGAGGACAAGACCGAGGAGCCGTCCCAGCGACGGCTCGATCAGGCCATCGAGCGCGGCGACGTCGCGACCAGCACCGAGATCAACACTTTCGCGATGCTGGGCGCGTTCACCCTGGCCCTGCTGCTCGCGGCCCCGACCATCGCCACGAACCTCCTGCACGGACTCAAGGCCTACCTCGCCAACGCCCACGCCCTGCCGGACGACGCCACGGCCATGAAGGCCGCCATGACGCGCGGCCTGTGGCTGTGGCTCCAGGCCGTGGCGGTGCCGGTGGGGCTGGCCGTCGTGGCCGGGCTGGCCGCGGGGCTCCTGCAGCACCCGCTGGTCTTCTCCGCCGAGTCGCTGATGCCGAAATTCTCGCGCCTCTCGCCGATGGCGGGCGTGAAGCGGCTCCTCGGCGTCGAGGCCCTGTTCCAGTTCGGCAAGGGGCTGGCGAAGATCGCCGCCGTGGGCGTGGTCGGCGCCGTGATGCTGTGGAACGACCGCGACCGGCTGGAGGTGTTCGCCCGCCTGGACCCGGCCGCCTCCATGCCGGCGATCCTGTCCCTCAGCCTCAAGCTGCTCGCCGGCATGCTGTGCATGCACCTCGCGATCACCCTCGGCGACGCGCTCTACGCGCGGTTCCGCTGGCGCAAGCGCCACCGGATGTCGAAGGAGGAGCTCAAGCAGGAGATGAAGGAGTCGGAGGGCAACCCCGAGGTCAAGGGACGCCTGAAGCAGCTCCGGATGGCCCGGGTGAAGAAGCGCATGATGGCCGCGGTCCCGACCGCGACCGTCGTGGTGACGAACCCGACCCACTACGCGGTGGCGCTGCGCTACGAGACCGGCATGGCGGCGCCGGTCTGCGTCGCCAAGGGCGTCGACGCGCTCGCCCTGCGCATCCGCGCGGTGGCGGCCGAGCACGGTGTCGCGGTGATCGAGAACCCGCCGCTCGCACGGGCGCTCCACGCCACCGTGGAGATCGACCGGGAGATCCCGGCCGAGCATTACCGGGCTGTGGCGGAGGTCATCGGGTTCGTGCTGCGCCTGCGGAGACGGGCGGCGTAA
- the rpmC gene encoding 50S ribosomal protein L29, whose amino-acid sequence MKSTQRLSDLKALSPDQLNDELINLKKEQFNLRFQGATGQLENVARVREVRRDIARVRTLQRSKTLQQAKG is encoded by the coding sequence GTGAAGTCGACCCAGAGACTGTCTGATCTGAAGGCGCTGTCGCCGGATCAGCTGAATGACGAGCTGATCAACCTCAAGAAGGAGCAGTTCAACCTGCGCTTCCAGGGGGCCACCGGCCAGCTCGAGAACGTCGCCCGCGTCCGCGAGGTCCGTCGCGACATCGCCCGTGTCCGGACTCTGCAGCGTTCCAAGACGCTGCAGCAGGCCAAGGGCTGA